In Miniphocaeibacter halophilus, the following proteins share a genomic window:
- a CDS encoding undecaprenyl-diphosphate phosphatase: protein MIEILKAIILGIVEGITEWLPISSTGHIILVDEFLKMNVSEQFMSMFTVVIQLGAILAVVVIYWNKIFPFRKKEGKILVNKNKIIMWIKIVIACLPAALIIPFDDKFEELFHKPIPIALALIIVGVLFILVENRNTEKTAKINSINDITYKAAIIIGVFQMIAGIFPGVSRSGATILGGISIGLSRTIAAEFTFFLAIPVMFGASFIKLLKFGFAFTGFEITLLLVASLVSFIVSIATIKFLISYVKKHDFKIFGWYRIALGILVILYFTVLQ, encoded by the coding sequence ATGATAGAAATTTTAAAAGCAATTATACTTGGTATTGTAGAAGGTATTACAGAGTGGTTACCAATTAGTTCAACAGGACATATAATTCTAGTCGATGAGTTTTTAAAGATGAATGTTTCAGAACAATTTATGTCCATGTTTACAGTAGTAATACAATTAGGAGCAATTTTAGCTGTAGTAGTAATATATTGGAATAAGATTTTTCCCTTTAGAAAAAAGGAAGGAAAGATTCTAGTTAATAAAAATAAAATTATAATGTGGATAAAAATTGTCATTGCTTGTTTACCGGCAGCCTTAATTATTCCATTTGATGATAAATTTGAGGAATTATTTCATAAACCTATTCCAATAGCTTTAGCATTAATAATAGTAGGTGTATTATTTATATTAGTTGAAAACAGAAATACAGAAAAAACTGCTAAAATTAATTCTATTAATGATATTACATACAAGGCTGCAATAATAATAGGTGTTTTTCAAATGATAGCGGGAATATTTCCGGGCGTATCTAGGTCTGGTGCAACAATTCTTGGTGGTATTTCCATTGGATTATCTAGAACAATAGCAGCGGAATTTACCTTCTTCTTAGCAATTCCGGTTATGTTTGGTGCAAGTTTTATTAAATTATTAAAATTTGGATTTGCATTTACAGGATTTGAAATTACCTTACTTTTAGTAGCTTCATTAGTATCATTTATAGTATCAATAGCAACTATTAAATTTTTAATAAGCTATGTTAAAAAACATGATTTTAAAATATTCGGTTGGTATAGAATAGCTTTAGGTATTTTAGTTATATTATACTTTACAGTATTACAATAA
- a CDS encoding ABC transporter permease: protein MRFRKLAYPYIIWISIFIIIPIIMVLYYALKSGEIAGFTLDNFIKFFKSINLRVFYNSIKIAFVCTIVCLIIGYPMAYWISKLSLRKRSIMILLVILPMWMNFLLRTYAWMNILATNGIINNFLGLFGMEPLNLIYTKGAIIVGMVYNFLPFMILPIYTVIEKIDNSLLEASADLGATQMQTFWKIIFPMSLPGVITGITMVFIPAISTFEISALLGGNKINLIGNVIENQFRVVGDWNYGSAISMVLMAIILIIMMITNKFDSSEEKTGGGLW from the coding sequence ATGAGATTTAGAAAATTAGCCTATCCATATATTATTTGGATTTCTATATTTATTATTATTCCAATAATTATGGTTTTATATTATGCATTAAAATCCGGTGAAATAGCAGGTTTTACCTTAGATAATTTTATAAAATTTTTCAAATCAATCAATTTAAGAGTTTTTTATAATTCAATAAAAATTGCCTTTGTATGTACAATAGTATGTTTAATAATTGGATATCCTATGGCATATTGGATTTCAAAATTATCTTTAAGAAAAAGATCTATTATGATTTTACTTGTTATTTTGCCTATGTGGATGAATTTCTTATTAAGAACCTATGCTTGGATGAATATTTTAGCTACAAATGGAATTATAAATAATTTTTTAGGTTTATTTGGAATGGAGCCCTTAAATTTAATTTATACCAAGGGAGCTATTATTGTTGGAATGGTTTATAATTTCTTACCCTTTATGATTTTGCCGATTTATACTGTAATTGAAAAAATTGACAATTCACTATTAGAAGCGTCTGCAGATTTAGGAGCAACACAGATGCAAACATTTTGGAAAATTATTTTTCCTATGAGTTTACCGGGAGTAATAACCGGAATTACAATGGTATTTATTCCGGCAATATCAACATTTGAGATTTCAGCTCTACTAGGTGGTAATAAAATAAACTTAATTGGTAATGTTATAGAAAATCAATTTAGAGTAGTAGGGGACTGGAATTATGGTTCAGCAATTAGTATGGTACTAATGGCTATAATTTTAATAATTATGATGATTACCAATAAATTCGATAGTAGTGAAGAAAAAACAGGAGGTGGATTATGGTAA
- a CDS encoding ABC transporter substrate-binding protein: protein MKILIILILSVFLLSGCNNKTIKGEKVYVYNWGEYIDESVLKSFEEDTGIKVIYEQFTQNEDMYMKIKEGGSTYDLIFPSDYMVERLIEEDMIQPINMANIPNIKNIGKEYLNMEYDPEQKYSIPYFWGTVGILYNEKLVDDKVDSWEILWNKKYAHKIIMMDSTRDSIGIALIKNGFSMNSRNLKELEIAKKDLIKQKPIVRAYLVDEMKGQMVNNEAALAPAYSGDAMDAMSENPDLKYVVPKEGTNLWFDAMAIPKNAKNVKNAEKFINYILEPKNAAKIAEYIGYSSPNTEAVKLLDEEIQNSQVAYPDLSTLGKLEIFKNPRDINSVYSEIWAEVKAADF from the coding sequence ATAAAAATTCTAATTATACTAATACTATCTGTTTTTTTATTGTCCGGTTGTAATAATAAAACGATAAAAGGGGAAAAGGTCTATGTCTACAACTGGGGAGAATATATTGATGAATCTGTATTAAAATCCTTTGAAGAGGATACGGGTATAAAGGTAATTTACGAGCAATTTACCCAAAATGAAGATATGTATATGAAAATAAAAGAAGGCGGTTCAACTTATGATTTGATTTTTCCTTCTGATTACATGGTTGAAAGATTAATAGAAGAAGATATGATTCAACCTATAAATATGGCCAATATACCAAATATTAAAAATATTGGCAAAGAATATTTAAATATGGAGTATGATCCGGAACAAAAGTATTCTATACCTTATTTTTGGGGAACAGTAGGAATTCTCTATAATGAAAAATTAGTTGATGATAAGGTTGATTCTTGGGAAATATTATGGAATAAAAAATATGCACATAAAATAATAATGATGGATTCTACTAGGGACTCAATAGGAATAGCTTTAATAAAAAATGGGTTTTCTATGAATAGTAGAAATCTTAAGGAATTAGAAATTGCAAAGAAGGATTTAATTAAGCAAAAACCAATTGTAAGAGCTTATTTAGTAGATGAGATGAAGGGACAAATGGTTAATAATGAAGCTGCTTTAGCGCCGGCTTATTCCGGTGATGCTATGGATGCTATGTCGGAAAATCCGGATTTAAAATATGTGGTGCCGAAAGAAGGCACAAATTTATGGTTTGATGCTATGGCAATTCCGAAAAATGCTAAAAATGTAAAAAATGCAGAGAAATTTATTAACTATATATTAGAACCGAAAAATGCAGCAAAAATTGCTGAATATATAGGATATTCTTCACCGAATACAGAGGCAGTAAAATTATTGGATGAAGAAATACAAAACAGTCAAGTAGCATATCCAGACCTATCAACTTTAGGGAAATTGGAGATATTTAAAAATCCAAGGGATATAAATTCTGTATATAGTGAAATTTGGGCTGAAGTTAAAGCAGCAGATTTTTAG
- a CDS encoding cupin domain-containing protein has protein sequence MEIGEKIKNRRVLLNLTQEELAERAELTKGFISQVERDLTSPSVDSLFVILEALGTNMSEFFKEEVEEQIVFSKDDYIENIDDENLSLIKWVVPNAQKNNMEPIILEIEPKGKSKTYSPNEGEEFGYVLEGQIKLLLNNKEYIVKEGECFYTKADKTRVIVNDNKKKAKLIWITNPPNF, from the coding sequence ATGGAAATTGGAGAAAAAATAAAAAATAGAAGAGTTTTACTAAATTTAACCCAAGAGGAATTAGCAGAAAGGGCGGAGTTAACGAAGGGTTTTATATCTCAAGTAGAAAGGGATTTAACTTCACCTTCAGTAGATTCTCTTTTTGTAATATTGGAAGCTTTAGGCACTAATATGTCAGAGTTTTTTAAAGAGGAAGTAGAAGAACAAATTGTATTTTCAAAGGATGATTATATTGAAAATATAGATGATGAAAATTTAAGTTTAATTAAATGGGTGGTTCCAAACGCACAAAAGAATAATATGGAACCAATAATTTTAGAAATAGAGCCAAAGGGTAAAAGTAAGACTTATTCTCCTAATGAAGGAGAGGAGTTCGGCTATGTTTTGGAAGGACAGATAAAACTTTTATTAAACAATAAGGAATATATTGTAAAAGAAGGGGAATGTTTTTATACAAAAGCTGATAAAACAAGGGTTATTGTTAACGATAATAAAAAGAAAGCAAAATTGATTTGGATTACAAATCCACCAAATTTTTAG
- the ligA gene encoding NAD-dependent DNA ligase LigA has translation MDKISRIEELIKRVTELNYHYYTLDEPIVSDSEYDELYDELVALEKETGYVKDTSPTQRVGEVLLEGFVKHNHINPLYSLDKAQTFGELNDWVVRCEKMVSNYNAINEDKLPELKYIIELKFDGLTINLTYNNGKLQMAATRGNGTVGEEILPQVKTIRSVPLEIDFKGLMEVQGEGLMPLSELDNYNKNNEIQLKNARNAAAGALRNLNPKETEKRHLTAFFYNIGYIEGKEFSSQLEMVDFIKENKFKVNKFFRIAKNLEEIEETINYIDEYRKTIDILTDGAVIKINDLKTREVLGYTNKFPRWAIAYKFAPEEVSTILKDVVWNVGRTGKVTPSAILEPVEIGDVTVQRATLNNYDDILRKKVELNSRVLIRRSNDVIPEILGVIDDGRETTPIELPTKCPYCHTDLIKDGVHIFCPNSMSCEPQLVSRLVHFASRDAMNIDGLSEKTIEKMLDILNVRQISQIYDLTADNLLKIPGFKEKKTNNLLTAIEKSKDVKLENFIYAIGIPNVGIKTSEDLAKKFKEFSNLSKATVEELTEVDDIGEITAEAIVEFFHDEEIVNGIRSLLSKGIKIENPKEKSIVSSEKFNEKRIVITGSFEKYKRKDLEKIFKEKGAKTGSSVSKNTDFVIVGTDPGSKLTKAQELGVQIIYEDDLEEFIKD, from the coding sequence ATGGATAAAATATCTAGAATAGAAGAATTAATAAAAAGAGTTACAGAACTTAATTATCATTATTACACTTTAGATGAACCTATTGTTTCAGATAGTGAATATGATGAATTATATGACGAATTAGTAGCATTAGAAAAAGAAACAGGGTATGTAAAAGACACTTCTCCTACTCAAAGAGTAGGGGAGGTGCTTTTAGAAGGATTTGTAAAGCATAATCATATAAATCCCCTATATAGTCTAGATAAAGCTCAAACTTTTGGTGAATTGAACGATTGGGTAGTTAGATGTGAGAAAATGGTAAGTAATTATAACGCCATAAATGAGGATAAACTACCGGAATTAAAATATATTATAGAGTTAAAGTTTGATGGTCTAACAATTAATTTAACTTATAATAACGGAAAACTTCAAATGGCAGCTACTAGGGGCAATGGAACTGTAGGAGAGGAGATTTTACCTCAAGTTAAAACTATTAGATCAGTTCCTTTAGAAATAGACTTTAAAGGGCTTATGGAAGTACAGGGAGAAGGGTTAATGCCCTTGTCCGAACTTGATAATTATAATAAAAACAATGAAATACAATTAAAAAATGCACGAAATGCAGCAGCAGGTGCTTTAAGAAATTTAAATCCAAAAGAAACTGAAAAAAGACACTTAACAGCATTTTTTTACAATATTGGATACATTGAAGGAAAAGAATTTTCAAGTCAATTAGAAATGGTTGACTTTATAAAAGAAAATAAATTTAAAGTTAATAAATTTTTTAGAATAGCAAAAAATTTAGAAGAAATAGAAGAAACAATTAACTATATAGATGAATACAGAAAAACCATTGACATATTAACAGACGGTGCCGTTATAAAAATAAACGATTTAAAAACCAGAGAAGTATTAGGATATACTAATAAATTTCCAAGATGGGCAATAGCATATAAATTTGCACCTGAAGAAGTTAGTACAATCTTAAAAGATGTAGTTTGGAATGTAGGAAGAACTGGAAAAGTTACTCCATCAGCAATACTGGAACCAGTAGAAATTGGTGATGTAACAGTTCAAAGAGCGACCTTAAATAATTATGATGATATATTGAGAAAAAAAGTAGAATTAAATTCAAGGGTGCTTATTAGACGTTCAAATGATGTTATACCGGAAATATTAGGAGTTATAGATGACGGCAGGGAAACTACTCCTATTGAATTACCTACAAAATGCCCTTATTGTCATACGGATTTAATAAAAGACGGAGTTCATATATTCTGTCCAAACTCTATGAGTTGCGAACCTCAATTAGTTAGTAGACTTGTTCATTTTGCTTCAAGAGATGCGATGAACATCGATGGTTTAAGTGAAAAAACCATAGAGAAGATGTTGGATATTTTAAATGTTAGACAAATTTCTCAAATATATGATTTAACAGCAGATAATCTTTTAAAAATTCCAGGTTTCAAAGAAAAGAAAACAAATAATTTACTTACAGCTATTGAAAAAAGCAAAGATGTAAAATTGGAAAATTTCATATATGCTATTGGAATACCTAATGTAGGAATAAAGACTAGCGAAGATTTAGCTAAAAAATTTAAAGAATTTTCAAATCTATCAAAAGCAACTGTAGAAGAATTAACAGAGGTTGATGATATAGGTGAAATTACTGCAGAGGCAATTGTAGAATTTTTTCATGATGAAGAAATAGTAAATGGAATAAGAAGTTTATTATCAAAGGGAATAAAAATTGAAAATCCAAAAGAAAAATCTATTGTATCAAGTGAAAAATTCAATGAAAAAAGAATAGTAATTACCGGTTCCTTTGAAAAATATAAAAGAAAGGATCTAGAGAAAATATTTAAAGAAAAAGGTGCGAAAACAGGCTCTTCAGTTTCTAAAAATACAGATTTTGTTATAGTTGGGACGGACCCGGGAAGTAAGCTTACAAAAGCACAAGAACTAGGTGTACAAATAATATATGAAGATGATTTGGAAGAATTTATAAAAGACTAA
- a CDS encoding ABC transporter permease encodes MVKKLKNLYIFLVFLFLYAPIIFLMIFSFNNSKLKTTWSGFTLKWYEELFKNEEILSSFSNTIIIAILATLVATALGTMAAIGIYYMKNWKKSLVLNVNYIPVLNPDIVTAVSVMVLFRLVSMENGFITVLLSHIMFTTPYVVLTILPKLKQMSKSLPEAAMDLGATPFYTFRKIIIPEIKTGIISGAVLAFTLSLDDFVVSYFTTGNGFNTLSVTVYSMARRGINPAINALSTLMFLAILILLFIVYKTSKDPEDEKNL; translated from the coding sequence ATGGTAAAAAAATTAAAGAATCTTTATATATTTTTAGTTTTTTTATTTCTATATGCACCAATAATTTTCCTAATGATTTTTTCTTTTAATAATTCTAAATTAAAAACTACCTGGAGTGGCTTTACATTAAAATGGTATGAAGAATTATTTAAAAATGAGGAAATATTATCTTCCTTTTCCAATACTATAATAATAGCAATATTAGCAACATTAGTAGCCACTGCCTTAGGTACTATGGCAGCAATAGGAATATACTATATGAAAAATTGGAAGAAATCCCTAGTATTAAATGTAAATTATATTCCTGTGTTAAATCCCGATATTGTTACAGCAGTATCTGTTATGGTTTTATTTAGATTGGTTTCAATGGAAAATGGATTTATAACCGTTTTATTGTCCCATATAATGTTTACAACACCCTATGTTGTTTTAACTATATTACCTAAATTAAAACAAATGAGTAAATCTTTACCGGAAGCTGCAATGGACTTAGGAGCAACTCCCTTTTATACTTTTAGAAAAATAATAATTCCGGAAATTAAAACCGGCATTATTTCAGGAGCGGTTCTTGCCTTTACCTTATCCTTAGATGATTTTGTTGTATCGTATTTTACTACGGGAAATGGCTTTAATACGCTTTCCGTAACGGTATATTCAATGGCGAGAAGGGGAATCAATCCTGCAATTAATGCCTTATCAACTTTAATGTTTTTAGCAATTTTAATACTTTTATTTATAGTATATAAAACTTCAAAAGACCCTGAAGATGAAAAAAATTTATAG
- a CDS encoding ATP-dependent helicase gives MNLLDNLNTKQREAVINTEGPLLVLAGAGSGKTKVLTTRIAYILEQGLCNKYEILAITFTNKAASEMKNRVENLLGYDVSDMWIGTFHSICTRILRREITHIGYTSNFTIYDRADQISLVKEILREKNLDVKEFPINAFLSVLSNTKNIGEGREYLDNIYKDNPQLKVFGEIFEEYGKKTKLYNSLDFDDLILKTLELFETCPDIAKKYSGRFKYVFVDEYQDTNKSQYNLIRFLTKNNNNICVVGDGDQSIYGWRGADITNILNFEKDFTDAKIILLEQNYRSTKKILKVANSVIKNNEERKDKDLWTENDEGEDVIYKRVGSDLEEAIVVTNWIEHLKYNHYKFEDMAILYRTNSQSRIFEETLLREGINYHVVGGLKFYDRKEIKDLIAYLKIIINQDDNISLKRIINYPKRGIGDATIGKLETEASNLGISIYELIKRDILHMVAQGTAAKLRSFLFMMENLKEQINNYSVSEFVELVLEKSEYLSMLKASKLREDKTRIENLGSFITAIMDYEKNAEAPSLEDYLASVSLLSDVDKTDEEGKGVSLMTVHAAKGLEYKIVFLTGMEEGLFPSERSIYERDGLEEERRLCYVAVTRAEEKLFITSSSSRRVFGKTIIKEESRFIDEMKDNIFEEKPKVIVDTNFRESYSSSVESMADDLREPFYKKPKQTKKTLEGIDLKMGQKVKHKSFGIGTIVSITEKSDGDELVISFDGKGIKRLNKNLAPLEIL, from the coding sequence ATGAATTTATTAGATAATTTAAATACAAAACAGAGAGAAGCTGTTATAAATACAGAAGGACCTTTATTGGTACTAGCAGGAGCCGGTAGTGGAAAAACAAAAGTTTTGACTACTAGAATTGCATATATTTTAGAACAAGGACTTTGCAATAAATATGAAATATTAGCAATTACCTTTACTAATAAAGCAGCATCGGAAATGAAAAATAGAGTTGAAAACTTATTAGGATATGATGTATCGGATATGTGGATTGGAACCTTTCATTCCATTTGTACAAGAATATTAAGAAGAGAAATAACCCATATAGGATATACATCCAATTTTACAATTTACGACAGGGCAGACCAAATTTCATTAGTTAAGGAAATTTTAAGAGAAAAAAACTTAGATGTTAAAGAATTTCCAATTAACGCCTTTTTATCGGTATTAAGTAATACGAAAAATATTGGAGAAGGTAGGGAATACTTAGATAATATATACAAGGACAATCCTCAACTTAAAGTATTTGGTGAAATATTTGAAGAATATGGGAAAAAAACAAAACTATACAATTCTTTAGATTTTGATGATTTGATTTTAAAAACTTTAGAATTATTTGAAACTTGCCCGGATATTGCAAAAAAATATTCAGGTAGGTTTAAATATGTTTTTGTTGATGAATACCAAGATACAAATAAAAGTCAATATAATCTAATTCGTTTTTTAACAAAAAACAATAACAATATTTGCGTAGTAGGCGATGGTGACCAATCTATTTATGGATGGCGTGGAGCGGATATTACAAATATTTTAAACTTTGAAAAAGACTTTACAGATGCAAAAATTATTTTGCTTGAACAAAATTATAGGTCAACAAAGAAGATTTTAAAAGTTGCAAATTCTGTAATTAAAAATAATGAAGAAAGAAAAGACAAGGATTTATGGACCGAAAACGATGAAGGTGAAGATGTAATATATAAAAGAGTAGGTTCGGACTTAGAAGAGGCAATTGTTGTTACAAATTGGATTGAACATTTAAAATATAATCATTATAAATTTGAAGACATGGCTATTTTATATAGAACAAATTCTCAATCTCGTATTTTTGAGGAAACATTATTAAGAGAAGGTATAAACTACCATGTAGTTGGTGGACTAAAATTCTACGATAGAAAAGAAATAAAAGATTTAATAGCCTATTTAAAAATTATAATTAACCAGGATGATAATATTTCCTTAAAAAGAATTATAAATTATCCAAAAAGAGGAATTGGGGACGCTACAATTGGAAAGTTGGAGACAGAAGCCAGCAATCTTGGAATTTCCATATATGAATTAATTAAAAGAGACATACTTCACATGGTTGCACAAGGTACAGCTGCAAAATTAAGGTCTTTTTTATTTATGATGGAAAACTTGAAAGAACAAATAAACAATTATTCTGTTTCAGAATTTGTAGAATTGGTTTTAGAAAAGTCTGAATATTTAAGTATGCTAAAGGCATCAAAATTACGAGAGGATAAAACCAGAATAGAAAACCTAGGCTCATTTATTACTGCTATTATGGATTATGAAAAAAATGCAGAAGCTCCTTCCCTAGAGGATTATTTGGCTTCAGTCAGTTTATTGTCCGATGTAGACAAAACCGATGAAGAAGGAAAGGGTGTAAGTTTAATGACGGTCCATGCTGCAAAGGGACTGGAATATAAAATTGTTTTTCTAACTGGTATGGAAGAAGGGTTATTTCCTAGTGAAAGATCTATTTATGAAAGAGATGGACTTGAAGAGGAAAGAAGATTATGTTATGTTGCAGTTACTAGGGCAGAGGAAAAATTGTTTATTACAAGCTCCAGTTCAAGAAGGGTGTTTGGAAAAACTATAATTAAGGAGGAATCGAGGTTTATTGATGAAATGAAAGATAATATTTTTGAAGAAAAACCAAAGGTTATAGTTGATACTAATTTTAGAGAGAGTTATTCTTCATCTGTTGAAAGTATGGCTGATGATTTAAGAGAGCCATTTTACAAAAAGCCAAAACAAACTAAGAAGACCTTAGAAGGAATTGACTTAAAAATGGGACAGAAGGTAAAACACAAATCTTTTGGCATTGGTACAATAGTGTCCATAACAGAAAAAAGTGATGGAGATGAACTAGTAATTTCTTTTGACGGAAAGGGTATAAAAAGATTAAATAAAAATTTAGCACCTTTGGAGATTTTATAA
- the potA gene encoding spermidine/putrescine ABC transporter ATP-binding protein, protein MNNTIELKNISKKFDDDLILDNLNLNIKQGEFLTLLGPSGCGKTTTLRIIAGFTTPDSGEVIFEGKNISNIPPYERNINTVFQKYALFPNMNVYENIAFGLKIRKMHKKEIDKKVSEMLRLVNLSGFEKRNIEALSGGQQQRVAIARALVNEPKVLLLDEPLGALDLKLRQDMQVELKNIQQRIGITFIYVTHDQEEALSMSDKIVVLNKGIIQQIGSPIDIYNEPENAFVADFIGESNIIDGIMNKDYLVTFSDYEFKCVDSGFNKNEKVDVVVRPEDIELVPEDRGMLVGVVESIVFKGVHYEMNIDVDGFKYLVQSTLSKNVGDKIGMIITPENIHIMRKVM, encoded by the coding sequence ATGAATAATACTATTGAGTTAAAAAATATTTCAAAGAAATTTGATGATGATTTAATATTAGATAATTTAAATTTGAATATAAAACAAGGGGAGTTTTTAACCTTATTAGGTCCTAGTGGCTGTGGCAAGACAACTACTTTAAGAATTATAGCAGGATTTACAACACCGGATAGTGGAGAAGTGATTTTTGAAGGAAAAAATATTAGTAATATACCTCCCTATGAGAGAAATATAAATACTGTTTTTCAAAAATATGCTTTATTTCCAAATATGAATGTTTATGAAAATATTGCTTTTGGATTAAAAATAAGAAAAATGCATAAAAAGGAAATAGACAAGAAAGTCTCTGAAATGTTAAGGTTAGTGAATTTATCAGGATTTGAAAAAAGAAATATAGAGGCCTTAAGTGGTGGACAGCAACAAAGAGTTGCTATAGCCAGAGCTTTAGTAAATGAACCTAAAGTTTTACTATTAGATGAACCTTTAGGTGCCTTAGATTTAAAATTAAGACAGGATATGCAAGTTGAATTAAAAAATATCCAACAGAGAATCGGTATTACATTTATATATGTAACTCATGATCAAGAGGAAGCCCTAAGTATGAGTGATAAAATTGTTGTTTTAAATAAGGGGATAATTCAGCAAATCGGTAGTCCAATAGATATTTATAACGAACCGGAAAATGCTTTTGTTGCAGACTTTATTGGAGAGAGTAATATAATTGATGGAATAATGAATAAGGATTATCTAGTAACATTTTCAGATTATGAATTTAAATGTGTAGATAGTGGTTTTAATAAAAATGAAAAAGTTGATGTAGTTGTTAGACCTGAAGATATTGAATTAGTTCCGGAAGATAGGGGAATGTTAGTTGGTGTTGTTGAATCTATTGTATTTAAAGGTGTTCATTATGAAATGAATATAGATGTAGATGGATTTAAATATTTGGTACAGTCAACATTATCTAAAAATGTAGGAGATAAAATAGGTATGATAATTACTCCGGAAAATATTCATATAATGAGGAAGGTAATGTAA